ACTCACCAcctgcacaaaacacaaacagGGGTAAAGTCGCAGCActgggtgtgtatatatagatagatagatagatagatagatagatagatagatagatagatagatagatagatagatagatagatagatagatagatagatagatagatagatactaggcACCGGCTGGGGCATTACCTGGTTTCCTGGACTGAAGGCAATATCCTCAATTTCACCATTATGAGCTTTGAAGTCCAGAAGCTTCTTCATCCCGGGGAACtgggaaaggaaaggggcagatttGTGACTTCTCTCCGACCCACAGAACCACAAGTACAACTCTCACACAACAacccactcactcactgactcacacactcacacactcactcacacgcTGGAATTGGCCTTTGTAAGATCTAAACTGCTGGGTGGTTGTTTGGGTGACAGTCCCTAGCAACGACTGATGAAATGGGGGGGTACTATCCTGAGATGAAGATACCCCACGTTTGCCTTTACTTGGGGTGGCTGCAAGCAGAGAGCTCCCATGGGGCCCACACACAGCATTCTCACTATTCGCTGTTGGCAGGGGAGGGGCCCCAGACAAGGGGAGTTGCAATATCGTTGTTACATACCTCCCACACGCGCAGGTAGCCATCCACTCCCCCCGTAAGCAGCTTGGTACAGTCCTGGTTGAAGTACACGGCTTTTTGGAGGGTGTCGGTGCTGGTGTCGGTCTGTACCGTGTGGAGAAGCTCAATAGAGACGTCGGGGGTCTCATTTTTGGTTCCCTCGCTGCCCCCCTCAATATTGGCTTTGGAGCACCTTCTGTTTCTGGATGTTCTGTCGTTGGTTCCTGGGCACAAAAGAAACATTTGCCAACGTGTGTGCCACTGATGCCTGGTGGGGGGGGGATCGACTCTGTATATCTCTGAATGGAGATTTAACCCGGGGGGGGCAGATTCTCCCTACAGATCAGCAATAAGTAATTGGGGGTCTCACCAGCCTTTTCCTGTTTCATCTTGTCCCTCCTCTCGTCCTGTGAATGGACCTGGTAGCGCAGAATGTGACAGTTGGAGTCTTGTCCGGCAGCGATCACATCCCCGGCTACTGCCATATTCATGGTGGCTCTGGTCTCAGTGTCGAGCGAGTGCAGGAGGGACGCGCTGAGTCTGCCCGAAATCTGTTCCAGTTCCAGGAaaagctggggggggaggagagatTATTGGTGCCCCTCTGCTGCAACCCCTGCAATACGGCCCCACCCCTGCAGTACAGCCCCACCCCTGCGCTGCCATAAAGCTGTAGGTGCCGTGGGGTAGGTAGGGGCTGTATATTAGGCAGTGCAGGGCAATTGCAGAGAAGTAGAAGGGGGTGATGGGGGTGGGGCAGGAAGAGAACAGAGCATAATGGGGGAAGGGAGAAAGGAAACTCACCACAGCATTTTTGATGCCAGTTTTTGAGGCTCCTCCCCCGCCGGCTGTGATGATGATTCCCCTTATGGGGTCTATGCGCACGGAGTACAAGGGGAAAGGGGCGCTGTACAGAATGGGGTGACGTCGTCGGCCCATGTTGCTGGATCTGGTCTGTTTCTGATGAAAGAGACACAATAATATAGATCAATGGAGGGCACACAACTTGGAGAAATCTATTATAGCTGTGTATGGTAAGAGGTGCAGAAGACCTGCATCGAGTAACCCAATATACACCAGGAGGGCCCTTACTTTACTAACACCGGATTTACTTTTAGtcatgttgtcccattatgatctacatccataaaaacattgttagtatTCTGctccatgggaaatattacttaaatactgaaaatgtatattgttatctttaacaaacaactatttcttatgtgaactaaacataataaatatgagaatgaaaagaatgaaacaggagtcttgagatctacagaTCAGCAACTAAAGGTCtcctggtagatccccatctatcTGTTGGGCCCCTCTGTACTACACAATATGTCAGGTAAGGACCCTCAAAACAACTTCATCAGACAACCACAATCACGTATCTTCAGTTAATGTGGCAATTGcaacaatataatattatatacatagtATTTGTGCATTAGAGCAAATATACATTGTCTATAGAGAGAAGGAAAAGGCAACAAGGAgccaaataatcagaatggccccaagaatccccttgacaaaggccttggtgccgagaCGTTGCCCATTCTGATTATTTGGCTCCTTGTTGCCTTTTCCTTCTCTCTATAGACAATGTATATTTGCTCTAATGCACAAATactatgtatataatattatattgttgCAATTGCCACATTAACTGAAGATACGTGATTGTGGTTGTCTGATGAAGTTGTTTTGAGTGTGACATATAGTGACGTATAGTGATATATAGTGAGATATAGTGAGGTATAGTGACAATTAGTGAGATATAGTGAGGTATAGTGAAGTATAGAGATGTATAGAGACGTATAGTGACAAGTAGTGATATATAGTGACGTATAGTGAGATATAGTGACGTATAGAGACATATAGAGACGTATAGAGATATATAGTGACGTACAGTGATATATAGTGACAAATAGTGAGATATAGTGACATATAGAGACGTATAGAGATATATAGTGACGTATAGCGATATATAGTGACAAATAGTGAGATATAGTGATTTATAGTGACAAATAGTGAGATATAGTGATTTATAGTGACGTATAGAGATATATAGTGACAAGTAGTGAGATATAGTGATGTATAGTGATATATATAGTGACGTATAGTGAGATATAGTGATGTATAGTGATATATATAGTGACGTATAGTGAGATATAGTGAGATATAGTGAGATATAGAGACGTATAGAGATATATAGTGACAAGTAGTGAGATATAGTGAGATATAGTGATTTATAGTGACGTATAGAGATATATAGTGACAAGTAGTGAGATATAGTGAGATATAGTGAGATATAGAGACGTATAGAGATATATAGTGACGTATAGCGATA
The genomic region above belongs to Xenopus laevis strain J_2021 chromosome 5L, Xenopus_laevis_v10.1, whole genome shotgun sequence and contains:
- the preb.L gene encoding prolactin regulatory element binding L homeolog isoform X1; translated protein: MGRRRHPILYSAPFPLYSVRIDPIRGIIITAGGGGASKTGIKNAVLFLELEQISGRLSASLLHSLDTETRATMNMAVAGDVIAAGQDSNCHILRYQVHSQDERRDKMKQEKAGTNDRTSRNRRCSKANIEGGSEGTKNETPDVSIELLHTVQTDTSTDTLQKAVYFNQDCTKLLTGGVDGYLRVWEFPGMKKLLDFKAHNGEIEDIAFSPGNQVVSVGQDFRCCVWEADQLLLELHWNENLPNIPDKMYRYRACRFGKVADQKEALCLYTVQIPYKRERRPPPCYITKWDGLRFLPLVTQPCGNEVISCLTVSDCGKFLGLGTVTGSVAIYISFSLQRLYYVEEAHGIVVTDLAFFPGSQRCRTLRGNNETALLSVAVDSRCKLHLLPNRRTFPVWLMLLLCFICVILVLLLLQQIFPDFL
- the preb.L gene encoding prolactin regulatory element binding L homeolog (The RefSeq protein has 2 substitutions compared to this genomic sequence), translating into MGRRRHPILYSAPFPLYSVRIDPIRGIIITAGGGGASKTGIKNAVLFLELEQISGRLSASLLHSHDTETRATMNMAVAGDVIAAGQDSNCHILRYQVHSQDERRDKMKQEKAGTNDRTSRNRRCSKANIEGGSEGTKNETPDVSIELLHTVQTDTSTDTLQKAVCFNQDCTKLLTGGVDGYLRVWEFPGMKKLLDFKAHNGEIEDIAFSPGNQVVSVGQDFRCCVWEADQLLLELHWNENLPNIPDKMYRYRACRFGKVADQKEALCLYTVQIPYKRERRPPPCYITKWDGLRFLPLVTQPCGNEVISCLTVSDCGKFLGLGTVTGSVAIYISFSLQRLYYVEEAHGIVVTDLAFFPGSQRCRTLRGNNETALLSVAVDSRCKLHLLPNRRTFPVWLMLLLCFICVILVLLLLQQIFPDFL